One segment of Syngnathus scovelli strain Florida chromosome 6, RoL_Ssco_1.2, whole genome shotgun sequence DNA contains the following:
- the svip gene encoding small VCP/p97-interacting protein isoform X1 — protein sequence MGMCLPCLGGAVDDTVDTPDPETRRRQLAEAAERRQKETAHRGVKNPEAVERKRKKQEEIEKQAMSTSMSSSGGGLRWQVG from the exons ATGGGGATGTGCTTACCCTGTCTTGGTGGGGCAGTTGACGACACTGTTGACACTCCAGATCCA GAGACAAGAAGGCGACAGTTGGCTGAAGCTGCAGAGAGAAGACAAAAAGAg ACAGCACACAGGGGTGTTAAAAACCCAGAAGCGgttgaaaggaaaagaaaaaagcaagaaGAGATTGAGAAACAGGCGATGAGTACATCCATGTCCAGCAGTGGTGGCGGCTTGAGG TGGCAGGTGGGCTGA
- the svip gene encoding small VCP/p97-interacting protein isoform X2 — MGMCLPCLGGAVDDTVDTPDPETRRRQLAEAAERRQKERSHLRIRKTHTKAALRQHTGVLKTQKRLKGKEKSKKRLRNRR, encoded by the exons ATGGGGATGTGCTTACCCTGTCTTGGTGGGGCAGTTGACGACACTGTTGACACTCCAGATCCA GAGACAAGAAGGCGACAGTTGGCTGAAGCTGCAGAGAGAAGACAAAAAGAg AGAAGCCACTTGCGCATCCGTAAGACCCACACAAAAGCTGCCTTAAG ACAGCACACAGGGGTGTTAAAAACCCAGAAGCGgttgaaaggaaaagaaaaaagcaagaaGAGATTGAGAAACAGGCGATGA